One segment of Salmo salar unplaced genomic scaffold, Ssal_v3.1, whole genome shotgun sequence DNA contains the following:
- the LOC123734128 gene encoding ATP synthase subunit f, mitochondrial-like → MADRIVPVGEKRLMEVKLCELGSWMGKRDFTPNGLLASIRNGHDRYYNKYINVKKGGIGGVAMLLVGYVALSYLWEYDHLKHDRWRKYH, encoded by the exons atggcggacagaataG TCCCTGTGGGTGAGAAGCGGCTGATGGAGGTGAAGCTGTGTGAACTGGGCTCCTGGATGGGCAAGAGGGACttcactcctaacggactcctcgccagcatccgcaatg GCCATGACAGATATTACAACAAGTACATCAACGTGAAGAAGGGAGGTATCGGAGGCGTGGCCATGCTGCTGGTTGGATACGTGGCCCTCAGTTACCtctgggagtacgaccacctca